A region from the Aegilops tauschii subsp. strangulata cultivar AL8/78 chromosome 5, Aet v6.0, whole genome shotgun sequence genome encodes:
- the LOC109769217 gene encoding MEIOTIC F-BOX protein MOF isoform X2, with protein MSFLPMPEAVRTSLLSRRWRNLWSSTPYIRIDDQDFMDDGKLKKFGDRLLLLRDGSTSLDEAWISVHHVADRTMCYEWIRHAIVHKARLLHVSGFVLLDGTAMFPSQHLKTVRLQYNLLRYGFFRPLNCDCPVLEHLELEHCGLWDLKEISSRSLKALRIIGCHIFDDLVICASNLTHVSIIDPSCDPGAIVTRDLSSLVTASVSLTSRFHYYKRNTITDHRLLDGLSHATTLELHAPLPEVSFERSLRTCPMFSNLTSLVLGEWCMAADFYPLLRILQRSCKLKELKLKLTKEEFSTCKDSEPALSSTRGALPSGSGSHPCIERVKICCHEHDPRVSSLVQALQLIVGDVKISIEHR; from the exons ATGTCCTTCCTGCCCATGCCGGAGGCCGTGCGCACAAGTCTGCTCTCGCGGAGGTGGCGTAATCTCTGGTCCTCTACGCCATACATCCGCATCGACGACCAGGACTTTATGGATGACGGCAAGCTGAAGAAATTCGGGGACCGCCTGCTGCTCTTGCGCGACGGCTCTACTTCCTTGGATGAAGCCTGGATCTCTGTGCACCATGTTGCTGATAGGACCATGTGTTATGAGTGGATTCGTCATGCCATCGTGCACAAAGCTCGTCTCCTTCATGTTTCTGGATTTGTCCTTTTGGATGGCACAGCCATGTTTCCTTCACAGCACCTCAAAACAGTCAGGCTCCAATATAACTTGTTGAGATATGGGTTCTTTAGGCCACTGAACTGTGACTGCCCAGTGCTTGAGCATTTAGAGCTGGAGCATTGTGGTTTGTGGGACCTGAAGGAGATATCATCGAGGTCACTCAAGGCTCTACGTATCATTGGTTGCCATATCTTTGATGATCTCGTGATTTGTGCTAGCAACCTTACCCATGTCTCTATCATTGACCCAAGCTGTGATCCTGGTGCTATAGTAACTAGGGATCTGTCTTCTCTAGTAACAGCCTCGGTTAGTCTGACATCTAGGTTTCATTATTATAAGCGAAACACAATAACGGATCATCGTCTACTTGATGGCCTCTCACATGCCACCACCTTGGAGTTGCATGCACCATTACCTGAG GTCTCATTTGAGAGAAGTTTGAGGACATGCCCGATGTTCAGCAACCTGACAAGCCTGGTGCTGGGTGAGTGGTGCATGGCTGCTGACTTCTACCCGCTGCTTCGCATCCTCCAGCGCTCGTGCAAGCTGAAGGAGCTAAAACTTAAGCTCACAAAG GAGGAATTTAGTACGTGCAAGGATTCTGAACCTGCTCTGTCGTCAACAAGGGGAGCACTGCCGTCGGGCTCAGGCAGCCACCCTTGCATCGAGAGGGTCAAAATCTGCTGCCATGAACATGATCCAAGGGTTAGCTCGTTGGTGCAGGCGTTGCAGCTGATTGTCGGTGATGTGAAAATCAGCATCGAGCATCGCTGA
- the LOC109769217 gene encoding MEIOTIC F-BOX protein MOF isoform X1, with product MSELASIPCSSKRARGTSDGVDRLSSLPDELLHCVMSFLPMPEAVRTSLLSRRWRNLWSSTPYIRIDDQDFMDDGKLKKFGDRLLLLRDGSTSLDEAWISVHHVADRTMCYEWIRHAIVHKARLLHVSGFVLLDGTAMFPSQHLKTVRLQYNLLRYGFFRPLNCDCPVLEHLELEHCGLWDLKEISSRSLKALRIIGCHIFDDLVICASNLTHVSIIDPSCDPGAIVTRDLSSLVTASVSLTSRFHYYKRNTITDHRLLDGLSHATTLELHAPLPEVSFERSLRTCPMFSNLTSLVLGEWCMAADFYPLLRILQRSCKLKELKLKLTKEEFSTCKDSEPALSSTRGALPSGSGSHPCIERVKICCHEHDPRVSSLVQALQLIVGDVKISIEHR from the exons ATGTCAGAGCTAGCTTCAATCCCCTGCAGTTCCAAGAGGGCGCGAGGCACCAGTGATGGTGTCGACAGGCTCAGCAGCCTTCCAGACGAGCTGCTACACTGTGTGATGTCCTTCCTGCCCATGCCGGAGGCCGTGCGCACAAGTCTGCTCTCGCGGAGGTGGCGTAATCTCTGGTCCTCTACGCCATACATCCGCATCGACGACCAGGACTTTATGGATGACGGCAAGCTGAAGAAATTCGGGGACCGCCTGCTGCTCTTGCGCGACGGCTCTACTTCCTTGGATGAAGCCTGGATCTCTGTGCACCATGTTGCTGATAGGACCATGTGTTATGAGTGGATTCGTCATGCCATCGTGCACAAAGCTCGTCTCCTTCATGTTTCTGGATTTGTCCTTTTGGATGGCACAGCCATGTTTCCTTCACAGCACCTCAAAACAGTCAGGCTCCAATATAACTTGTTGAGATATGGGTTCTTTAGGCCACTGAACTGTGACTGCCCAGTGCTTGAGCATTTAGAGCTGGAGCATTGTGGTTTGTGGGACCTGAAGGAGATATCATCGAGGTCACTCAAGGCTCTACGTATCATTGGTTGCCATATCTTTGATGATCTCGTGATTTGTGCTAGCAACCTTACCCATGTCTCTATCATTGACCCAAGCTGTGATCCTGGTGCTATAGTAACTAGGGATCTGTCTTCTCTAGTAACAGCCTCGGTTAGTCTGACATCTAGGTTTCATTATTATAAGCGAAACACAATAACGGATCATCGTCTACTTGATGGCCTCTCACATGCCACCACCTTGGAGTTGCATGCACCATTACCTGAG GTCTCATTTGAGAGAAGTTTGAGGACATGCCCGATGTTCAGCAACCTGACAAGCCTGGTGCTGGGTGAGTGGTGCATGGCTGCTGACTTCTACCCGCTGCTTCGCATCCTCCAGCGCTCGTGCAAGCTGAAGGAGCTAAAACTTAAGCTCACAAAG GAGGAATTTAGTACGTGCAAGGATTCTGAACCTGCTCTGTCGTCAACAAGGGGAGCACTGCCGTCGGGCTCAGGCAGCCACCCTTGCATCGAGAGGGTCAAAATCTGCTGCCATGAACATGATCCAAGGGTTAGCTCGTTGGTGCAGGCGTTGCAGCTGATTGTCGGTGATGTGAAAATCAGCATCGAGCATCGCTGA